The Miscanthus floridulus cultivar M001 chromosome 17, ASM1932011v1, whole genome shotgun sequence genome has a window encoding:
- the LOC136518429 gene encoding uncharacterized protein isoform X1 — translation MPGSIHISATQPPVITPLFLQVAVGKREYSGNIEQDDLSFPVTSLRESMVIMLYNADKELISKSELKTKAIVESGTMDAVFTLDSGGKIILQVQFLLNDDDRKRIQEMRNSAMKRKQQELLGDGNELNFPDSPLSKRLIEKISNIQSKGAERSKLRKSLSLDDLQERAVLSGINVDPRFKKASGDSLLQRGVRDTLSLEDPSGSKKGNTIPESKSSSSVRKMISTFGGTTPQGIISETDVSPTTTDSGSTQAGKTVIPFDDHKASNYRSGKTVSSQHIKTSEPVQTGMPKTTESSRSRSSETGVSPTPTDSGSTPADKTVIPFDDHKASNYRSGKTVSSQHIKTSEPVQTGMPKTTESRRSRSSETGVSPTPTDSGSTQAGKTVTPFDDHKASNYRSGKTVSSQHIKTSAPVQTGMPKTTESKRSHSSETGVSPTPTDSGSAQAGKTVIPFDDDHKASNYRSGKTVSSQHIKTRAPVQTGMPKTTESRTGRRSGSRDGASKQNLRENELIRTKRRPQAKHQRSIGPSYSAEQMHSRDYVERPLNYLVATSSTWIHPHICVTSASKQLKDLLELELLNSLAHIQHTGKSQHVQEDIQENKSDESIAAAQTRSGGFPMINGWLINQGVRAAIVVIACGAMFFNNR, via the exons ATGCCTGGAAGCATCCACATATCAG CCACTCAACCACCAGTCATCACCCCTCTGTTCTTGCAAG TCGCTGTGGGCAAAAGAGAATACAGTGGGAACATAGAACAAGATGATTTATCTTT CCCTGTTACATCACTTCGGGAGAGTATGGTAATAATGCTGTACAATGCAGACAAGGAATTGATATCGAAATCAG AGCTGAAGACAAAAGCAATTGTGGAGTCAGGAACTATGGATGCAGTATTTACTCTTGATAGTGGAGGGAAAATAATTCTTCAGGTTCAGTTCTTACTCAATGATGATGACCGCAAGCGAATCCAAGAAATG AGAAATTCTGCAATGAAAAGGAAACAACAAGAGCTGCTTGGGGATGGCAATGAACTCAATTTTCCAG ACAGCCCATTGTCTAAACGGCTCATAGAGAAGATTTCCAACATTCAAAGCAAAGGAGCTGAACGATCTAAGCTTCGGAAGAGTTTGTCACTGGATGATTTGCAAGAGAGGGCTGTGTTATCTGGAATAAATGTGGATCCACGGTTTAAGAAGGCCTCAGGAGACTCGTTGCTGCAAAGGGGTGTTAGAGACACCTTAAGCTTGGAAGATCCCAGTGGCTCCAAGAAAGGGAACACTATACCAGAGAGCAAATCAAGTAGTTCGGTGAGGAAGATGATAAGTACCTTTGGAGGCACCACCCCACAG GGTATCATTTCAGAAACTGATGTATCACCCACAACCACCGACTCAGGCAGCACACAGGCAGGCAAAACAGTAATCCCTTTTGATGATCATAAAGCTTCAAATTACAGGTCAGGGAAAACCGTTTCGTCTCAGCATATAAAAACGAGTGAACCTGTACAAACTGGGATGCCAAAAACAACTGAAAGCAGCAGAAGCCGTAGTTCTGAAACTGGTGTATCACCCACACCCACCGACTCAGGCAGCACACCGGCAGACAAAACAGTCATCCCTTTTGATGATCATAAAGCTTCAAATTACAGGTCAGGAAAAACCGTTTCGTCTCAGCATATAAAAACGAGTGAACCTGTACAAACTGGGATGCCGAAAACAACTGAAAGCAGAAGAAGCCGTAGTTCTGAAACTGGTGTATCACCCACACCCACCGACTCAGGCAGCACGCAGGCAGGCAAAACAGTCACCCCTTTTGATGATCATAAAGCTTCAAATTACAGGTCAGGGAAAACCGTTTCGTCTCAGCATATAAAAACGAGTGCACCTGTACAAACTGGGATGCCAAAAACTACCGAAAGCAAAAGAAGCCATAGTTCTGAAACTGGTGTATCACCCACACCCACCGACTCAGGCAGCGCGCAGGCAGGCAAAACAGTCATCCCTTTTGATGATGATCATAAAGCTTCAAATTACAGGTCAGGAAAAACCGTTTCGTCTCAGCATATAAAAACGAGGGCACCTGTACAGACTGGGATGCCAAAAACAACTGAAAGCAGAACAGGCCGTAGATCTGGTAGTCGAGACGGAGCAAGCAAGCAAAATCTGAGAGAAAACGAGCTGATCAGAACTAAGAGGAGACCCCAAGCAAAGCATCAGCGCTCCATTGGTCCCTCCTATTCGGCGGAGCAGATGCACTCAAGAGACTACGTTGAGCGTCCCTTGAACTATCTGGTTGCAACATCAAGCACCTGGATACACCCACACATTTGTGTCACAAGCGCGAGCAAACAactaaaagacctccttgaacttgaGCTTCTGAACTCGCTTGCTCATATCCAACACACTGGCAAAAGCCAGCATGTACAGGAAGATATCCAAGAG AACAAAAGCGACGAATCCATTGCCGCTGCTCAAACTCGAAGCGGTGGTTTCCCGATGATAAACGGGTGGCTGATAAATCAG GGAGTACGTGCTGCAATTGTGGTGATAGCTTGCGGGGCTATGTTCTTCAACAACAGATGA
- the LOC136518429 gene encoding uncharacterized protein isoform X2: protein MPGSIHISATQPPVITPLFLQVAVGKREYSGNIEQDDLSFPVTSLRESMVIMLYNAELKTKAIVESGTMDAVFTLDSGGKIILQVQFLLNDDDRKRIQEMRNSAMKRKQQELLGDGNELNFPDSPLSKRLIEKISNIQSKGAERSKLRKSLSLDDLQERAVLSGINVDPRFKKASGDSLLQRGVRDTLSLEDPSGSKKGNTIPESKSSSSVRKMISTFGGTTPQGIISETDVSPTTTDSGSTQAGKTVIPFDDHKASNYRSGKTVSSQHIKTSEPVQTGMPKTTESSRSRSSETGVSPTPTDSGSTPADKTVIPFDDHKASNYRSGKTVSSQHIKTSEPVQTGMPKTTESRRSRSSETGVSPTPTDSGSTQAGKTVTPFDDHKASNYRSGKTVSSQHIKTSAPVQTGMPKTTESKRSHSSETGVSPTPTDSGSAQAGKTVIPFDDDHKASNYRSGKTVSSQHIKTRAPVQTGMPKTTESRTGRRSGSRDGASKQNLRENELIRTKRRPQAKHQRSIGPSYSAEQMHSRDYVERPLNYLVATSSTWIHPHICVTSASKQLKDLLELELLNSLAHIQHTGKSQHVQEDIQENKSDESIAAAQTRSGGFPMINGWLINQGVRAAIVVIACGAMFFNNR from the exons ATGCCTGGAAGCATCCACATATCAG CCACTCAACCACCAGTCATCACCCCTCTGTTCTTGCAAG TCGCTGTGGGCAAAAGAGAATACAGTGGGAACATAGAACAAGATGATTTATCTTT CCCTGTTACATCACTTCGGGAGAGTATGGTAATAATGCTGTACAATGCAGA GCTGAAGACAAAAGCAATTGTGGAGTCAGGAACTATGGATGCAGTATTTACTCTTGATAGTGGAGGGAAAATAATTCTTCAGGTTCAGTTCTTACTCAATGATGATGACCGCAAGCGAATCCAAGAAATG AGAAATTCTGCAATGAAAAGGAAACAACAAGAGCTGCTTGGGGATGGCAATGAACTCAATTTTCCAG ACAGCCCATTGTCTAAACGGCTCATAGAGAAGATTTCCAACATTCAAAGCAAAGGAGCTGAACGATCTAAGCTTCGGAAGAGTTTGTCACTGGATGATTTGCAAGAGAGGGCTGTGTTATCTGGAATAAATGTGGATCCACGGTTTAAGAAGGCCTCAGGAGACTCGTTGCTGCAAAGGGGTGTTAGAGACACCTTAAGCTTGGAAGATCCCAGTGGCTCCAAGAAAGGGAACACTATACCAGAGAGCAAATCAAGTAGTTCGGTGAGGAAGATGATAAGTACCTTTGGAGGCACCACCCCACAG GGTATCATTTCAGAAACTGATGTATCACCCACAACCACCGACTCAGGCAGCACACAGGCAGGCAAAACAGTAATCCCTTTTGATGATCATAAAGCTTCAAATTACAGGTCAGGGAAAACCGTTTCGTCTCAGCATATAAAAACGAGTGAACCTGTACAAACTGGGATGCCAAAAACAACTGAAAGCAGCAGAAGCCGTAGTTCTGAAACTGGTGTATCACCCACACCCACCGACTCAGGCAGCACACCGGCAGACAAAACAGTCATCCCTTTTGATGATCATAAAGCTTCAAATTACAGGTCAGGAAAAACCGTTTCGTCTCAGCATATAAAAACGAGTGAACCTGTACAAACTGGGATGCCGAAAACAACTGAAAGCAGAAGAAGCCGTAGTTCTGAAACTGGTGTATCACCCACACCCACCGACTCAGGCAGCACGCAGGCAGGCAAAACAGTCACCCCTTTTGATGATCATAAAGCTTCAAATTACAGGTCAGGGAAAACCGTTTCGTCTCAGCATATAAAAACGAGTGCACCTGTACAAACTGGGATGCCAAAAACTACCGAAAGCAAAAGAAGCCATAGTTCTGAAACTGGTGTATCACCCACACCCACCGACTCAGGCAGCGCGCAGGCAGGCAAAACAGTCATCCCTTTTGATGATGATCATAAAGCTTCAAATTACAGGTCAGGAAAAACCGTTTCGTCTCAGCATATAAAAACGAGGGCACCTGTACAGACTGGGATGCCAAAAACAACTGAAAGCAGAACAGGCCGTAGATCTGGTAGTCGAGACGGAGCAAGCAAGCAAAATCTGAGAGAAAACGAGCTGATCAGAACTAAGAGGAGACCCCAAGCAAAGCATCAGCGCTCCATTGGTCCCTCCTATTCGGCGGAGCAGATGCACTCAAGAGACTACGTTGAGCGTCCCTTGAACTATCTGGTTGCAACATCAAGCACCTGGATACACCCACACATTTGTGTCACAAGCGCGAGCAAACAactaaaagacctccttgaacttgaGCTTCTGAACTCGCTTGCTCATATCCAACACACTGGCAAAAGCCAGCATGTACAGGAAGATATCCAAGAG AACAAAAGCGACGAATCCATTGCCGCTGCTCAAACTCGAAGCGGTGGTTTCCCGATGATAAACGGGTGGCTGATAAATCAG GGAGTACGTGCTGCAATTGTGGTGATAGCTTGCGGGGCTATGTTCTTCAACAACAGATGA
- the LOC136518429 gene encoding uncharacterized protein isoform X3, whose amino-acid sequence MDAVFTLDSGGKIILQVQFLLNDDDRKRIQEMRNSAMKRKQQELLGDGNELNFPDSPLSKRLIEKISNIQSKGAERSKLRKSLSLDDLQERAVLSGINVDPRFKKASGDSLLQRGVRDTLSLEDPSGSKKGNTIPESKSSSSVRKMISTFGGTTPQGIISETDVSPTTTDSGSTQAGKTVIPFDDHKASNYRSGKTVSSQHIKTSEPVQTGMPKTTESSRSRSSETGVSPTPTDSGSTPADKTVIPFDDHKASNYRSGKTVSSQHIKTSEPVQTGMPKTTESRRSRSSETGVSPTPTDSGSTQAGKTVTPFDDHKASNYRSGKTVSSQHIKTSAPVQTGMPKTTESKRSHSSETGVSPTPTDSGSAQAGKTVIPFDDDHKASNYRSGKTVSSQHIKTRAPVQTGMPKTTESRTGRRSGSRDGASKQNLRENELIRTKRRPQAKHQRSIGPSYSAEQMHSRDYVERPLNYLVATSSTWIHPHICVTSASKQLKDLLELELLNSLAHIQHTGKSQHVQEDIQENKSDESIAAAQTRSGGFPMINGWLINQGVRAAIVVIACGAMFFNNR is encoded by the exons ATGGATGCAGTATTTACTCTTGATAGTGGAGGGAAAATAATTCTTCAGGTTCAGTTCTTACTCAATGATGATGACCGCAAGCGAATCCAAGAAATG AGAAATTCTGCAATGAAAAGGAAACAACAAGAGCTGCTTGGGGATGGCAATGAACTCAATTTTCCAG ACAGCCCATTGTCTAAACGGCTCATAGAGAAGATTTCCAACATTCAAAGCAAAGGAGCTGAACGATCTAAGCTTCGGAAGAGTTTGTCACTGGATGATTTGCAAGAGAGGGCTGTGTTATCTGGAATAAATGTGGATCCACGGTTTAAGAAGGCCTCAGGAGACTCGTTGCTGCAAAGGGGTGTTAGAGACACCTTAAGCTTGGAAGATCCCAGTGGCTCCAAGAAAGGGAACACTATACCAGAGAGCAAATCAAGTAGTTCGGTGAGGAAGATGATAAGTACCTTTGGAGGCACCACCCCACAG GGTATCATTTCAGAAACTGATGTATCACCCACAACCACCGACTCAGGCAGCACACAGGCAGGCAAAACAGTAATCCCTTTTGATGATCATAAAGCTTCAAATTACAGGTCAGGGAAAACCGTTTCGTCTCAGCATATAAAAACGAGTGAACCTGTACAAACTGGGATGCCAAAAACAACTGAAAGCAGCAGAAGCCGTAGTTCTGAAACTGGTGTATCACCCACACCCACCGACTCAGGCAGCACACCGGCAGACAAAACAGTCATCCCTTTTGATGATCATAAAGCTTCAAATTACAGGTCAGGAAAAACCGTTTCGTCTCAGCATATAAAAACGAGTGAACCTGTACAAACTGGGATGCCGAAAACAACTGAAAGCAGAAGAAGCCGTAGTTCTGAAACTGGTGTATCACCCACACCCACCGACTCAGGCAGCACGCAGGCAGGCAAAACAGTCACCCCTTTTGATGATCATAAAGCTTCAAATTACAGGTCAGGGAAAACCGTTTCGTCTCAGCATATAAAAACGAGTGCACCTGTACAAACTGGGATGCCAAAAACTACCGAAAGCAAAAGAAGCCATAGTTCTGAAACTGGTGTATCACCCACACCCACCGACTCAGGCAGCGCGCAGGCAGGCAAAACAGTCATCCCTTTTGATGATGATCATAAAGCTTCAAATTACAGGTCAGGAAAAACCGTTTCGTCTCAGCATATAAAAACGAGGGCACCTGTACAGACTGGGATGCCAAAAACAACTGAAAGCAGAACAGGCCGTAGATCTGGTAGTCGAGACGGAGCAAGCAAGCAAAATCTGAGAGAAAACGAGCTGATCAGAACTAAGAGGAGACCCCAAGCAAAGCATCAGCGCTCCATTGGTCCCTCCTATTCGGCGGAGCAGATGCACTCAAGAGACTACGTTGAGCGTCCCTTGAACTATCTGGTTGCAACATCAAGCACCTGGATACACCCACACATTTGTGTCACAAGCGCGAGCAAACAactaaaagacctccttgaacttgaGCTTCTGAACTCGCTTGCTCATATCCAACACACTGGCAAAAGCCAGCATGTACAGGAAGATATCCAAGAG AACAAAAGCGACGAATCCATTGCCGCTGCTCAAACTCGAAGCGGTGGTTTCCCGATGATAAACGGGTGGCTGATAAATCAG GGAGTACGTGCTGCAATTGTGGTGATAGCTTGCGGGGCTATGTTCTTCAACAACAGATGA
- the LOC136518432 gene encoding uncharacterized protein — protein sequence MAAHGKPKPAGPPQPPPPPPPPPEARKGFMRRMLPFLLAANLFVGAYVLVRSYKKDSGKDSTTDPATASAATSGKPAEPVSVPRKELPPIPEDDQRKLYKWMLEEKRKIKPHNAAEKKKLDEEKALLKEFIRAGSLPSL from the exons ATGGCCGCCCACGGCAAGCCCAAGCCCGCCGGACCGCCCCAGCCCCCGCccccacctccgccgccgcccgagGCGAGGAAGGGCTTCATGCGCCGCATGCTCCCTTTCCTCCTAGCCGCCAACCTCTTTGTCGGAG CTTATGTACTCGTGCGGAGCTACAAAAAGGACTCAGGAAAGGACTCAACCACTGATCCTGCTACTGCATCTGCTGCAACTTCTGGGAAGCCTGCCGAACCAGTCTCTGTGCCCAGAAAGGAGCTCCCACCAATCCCTGAAGATGACCAGCGCAAGCTCTACAAATGGATGCTGGAAGAGAAGCGGAAGATCAAGCCACACAATGCTGCCGAGAAGAAGAAACTTGATGAGGAGAAGGCCCTTCTCAAGGAGTTCATCCGAGCAGGATCCCTCCCGAGCTTATGA